One Stenotrophomonas maltophilia R551-3 genomic window, GACCGCGTCGCCCGCTACCTGGAAGTGGCCGAGCAGCTGGTGGCCGACGGCAAGGCCTACTACGCCTACGAGACCCGCGAAGAGCTCGATGCGATGCGCGAGGCGGCCATGGCCAAGCAGGAAAAGCCGCGCTACAACGGCGCCGCGCGCGAGCTGGGCCTGCCGCGCAAGGACGACCCGAACCGCGTCATCCGCTTCAAGAACCCGCTGCAAGGCACCGTGGTGTTCGACGACCTGATCAAGGGCCGCATCGAGATCGCCAACAGCGAGCTGGACGACATGGTCATCTTCCGCCCGGACGGCTTCCCTACCTACAACTTCGCGGTGGTGGTGGACGACTGGGACATGGGCATCACCGAGGTCATCCGCGGTGACGACCACATCAACAACACCCCGCGCCAGATCAACCTGTACGAAGGCATCGGCGCGCCGGTACCGAAGTTCGGCCATATGCCGATGATCCTGGACGAGCAGGGCGCCAAGCTGTCCAAGCGCACCGGCGCGGCCGACGTGATGCAGTACAAGGACGCCGGCTACCTGCCCGACGCGCTGCTGAGCTACCTGGCCCGCCTGGGCTGGTCGCACGGTGACCAGGAGCTGTTCAGCCGCCAGGAGCTGATCGAGCTGTTCGATGTGAAGGACTGCAATTCCAAGGCCTCGCGCCTGGACATGGCCAAGCTGGGCTGGGTCAACCAGCACTTCCTGAAGACCGAGGACGTGGCCGCCATCGTCCCGCACCTGGTCTACCAGCTGCAGAAGCTGGGCCTGGACGTGGCCGCCGGCCCCGCCCCGGAGGACGTGGTGATCGCCCTGCGTGAACGCGTACAGACCCTGAAGGAAATGGCCGAGAAGGCCGTGGTCTGGTACCAGCCGCTGACCGAGTACGACGAAGCGGCGGTGGCCAAGCACTTCAAGGCCGGTGCCGAAGTGGCGCTGGGCAAGGCCCGCGAACTGCTGGCGGCGCTGCCGGAGTGGACCGCCGAGGCGGTGGGCGTAGCCCTGCACGACACCGCCGCCGCGCTGGAGATGGGCATGGGCAAGGTCGCCCAGCCGCTGCGCGTGGCCATCACCGGCACCCAGGTCAGTCCTGACATTTCCCATACTGTGTATCTGGCCGGACGCGATCAGGCCTTGAAACGCATTGATGTGGCCATCACCAAGGTAGCAACGGCCTGAGGCATCCTTGCCAGGCCCGAACCGGAGAACACGCATGCCCGCCAAGACCGCCACAGCCTGTACCGCCCCGCACCACCACGTCCACGACGCATCGGATTTCGTGGCGGTGGTCGAGCGTGTCTCGCGCGAACGCGGGCTGCGCCTGACCCCGATCCGCGCCAACGTGCTGAAGCTGATCGCCGAGGCCGGCAAGCCGGTCAAGGCCTATGAACTGCTGGAATGGGTGCGCAACGGCAAGGGCGTGGGCGCTGATGCCCCGCCCACCGTCTACCGTGCGCTCGACTTCCTGATGGCCAATGGCTTCGTGCACAAGCTGGAGTCGGTGAATGCCTTCGTGGCCTGCCACCACCCCAGCAGCGCCGCGCACTCGGTGCCGTTCCTGATCTGCAACAGCTGCCACAGCGCGGTGGAACTGGAAGACCGCGAGATCGTCACCCAGCTGGAAAAGCGTGCCAAGGAGCTGGGTTTCCAGCCGCAGGCACAGACCCTGGAAGTGCACGGCCTCTGCGCGCGCTGCGCCGGGTAACGCAACGGTAGTGCCGGCCGCTGGCCGGCATAGGAGCGGGATCAGATCCCTTTGCCATTGGCAAAGGGATCTGACCCCGTTTCATGACAAGGCTAGTCCATCGGCTTGCTCGCGGTATCCACCCGCACGATCACCGACATGCCAGGCCGCAGCTGCGCGGCCAGTTTCTGGCCTTCATTGATCGATATCCGCACCGGCAGCCGCTGCACCACCTTGGTGAAGTTGCCGCTGGCGTTGTCAGGGCGCAGCACGCTGAATTCCGACCCGGTGGCTGGCGCGATCTCCTGCACGCGGCCGCGCAGCACCTGGCCCTGGAACGCGTCCACCGAGAACGTGGCCGGCTGACCGATCGCCATCCCCCAGGTCTGGCCTTCCTTGTAGTTGGCCACCACCCATAGCGTGTCAGGTACCAGGAACAGCAGCTGCGAACCGGCGGCGACGTACTGGCCCACGCGCACGCTGGCTTCGCTGATCTGGCCGTCGCGCGGTGCGTGGATCACCGTGTTGGCCAGGTCGATGCGCGCCAGTTCCAGTTGTGCCTGTGCGCTTTCCACCTGTGCCTCCAGGCTCTTGCGCGCCACCTGGGTCGACACCAGCGTTTCCTCGGCGATGCGGATCTGCGCCTGCGACTGCTGCACGCTGGCCTGTGCCGAGGCCTGGGTGGTCCGGAACTTGTCGCGGTCGTTGATCGATACGAGCTGCTGCGCGGCCAGCTCCTCGTAGCGCTTCAGCTCGTTGCGCGAGCGTTGCAGCTCCGCCTGGCCGGCTGACAGCGTGGCCTGCGCAGAGGCGATCTGCGCACGGTTCTGCGCCTGCGACTGGTCCGAGTTGGCCAGTGCCGCGCGTGCGCTGTCCAGGGTCGCCTGCGCCTGGGCGACACGCTGCGTGTAGATGCGGTCATCGATGCGCAGCAGCGGCTCGCCCTCCGTCACGTGCTGGAAGTCCTTCACCAGCACTTCGGTCACGTAACCGTTCACCTGTGGCGCCATCACCGTGATCTGTCCGCGTACATAAGCGTTGTCGGTCACCATCACGCTGCTGGTGAACGGCCACAGGTGCCAGGCACGCAGGATCAACGCGATGCCCAGCAGCGCCACTACCACCATCACCACCACGCTGCGCGCGCTGGGCTTGAGATATTTCGGCGCGGCAGCCGGTGCCGCTGGCGTGGGCGCTGGTGCCGCATCGGTCGGCGGCGGTGGAGTGACGTTGTCGGCGTCGATGTCGTCGGGGCGGGGCGGAACGGGAGGCATGGAAGAGGACTCAGCGGGGTGCGGCCGGCGTGGCCGCAGCGAGGGAGGTGGGGTGGCGCTTGCGCCATTGCTTGAGCACGGCGGTGCGCAGTGACAGCAGCAGCAACCAGCACAGGAAGCCGATCGCCAGCCAGCCGCTGAGGGTGAACACGTCGTTGAAGCCACGCACGTTGGCTTCGCGGCGCGTGGTCTGCGCCAGCTGCGCGTTGCCCTGCGCACTGCGCAGCACCGGGTCGGTGACCTGGGCGCTGTACAGTTGTTGCTGGATGCGCAGGCGCTGCGCCACCACCGGGTCGGCCGGGTCGAGCTGGCTGGTCAACGCGCTGGAGTACAGCTGCTCGCGGTGCAGCTGGAAGGTACCCAGCACCGCCGAACCGGCCAGGCCGCCCAGCGTCTGGGTGATCGACAGCGTCACCAGGAAGGTGATCATGTGGTCCACGCCCTGCTTCAGCGCGGCGGAAATGCCGAGCATGATCAGCGGGCCCATGAACATGCCGGCACCCACCGAAGCCAGGAACTGGCTGACGTAGAAATCGTGCGGCCGATCCATGCTGGTGCGGTGCTGGTCGAAGAAGGCGGCAGCGCCCAGCAGCAGGATCGCCATCAGCAGCTGGGCGATCAGCCGCTTCGGGCCGAAGGTCAGCGATGCACCGGCGATGCCGGTGACCACGCCCGCGAGGATCACCACGAACAGCGGGCGCATCTGGTCCGGGCCCATGCCCAGCGTGCGCATCAGGTTGACCACGCCATAGGACTGTTCGGTGGTCAGGAAGCGGATCAGGAACGCGCCGACGATGAAGTGCAGTACCGGCAGCTTCGACAGCCAGCGGATCTGCAGCAGCGGATTGCGCCGGTAATGTTCGATGATGAAGGCGGTGGTGGACAGCGCGATCGAGGCGACCAGCGCCCAGCCCAGCCACGGTGTGTTGAGCCACCAGCGGGTGTAGCCCTGCGCCAGCACGATCACCAGCAGG contains:
- the gltX gene encoding glutamate--tRNA ligase; protein product: MTCRTRFAPSPTGYLHIGGARTALYCWLEARHRGGEFVLRIEDTDRERSTQGAIDAILEAMEWLGLDYDEGPIYQTDRVARYLEVAEQLVADGKAYYAYETREELDAMREAAMAKQEKPRYNGAARELGLPRKDDPNRVIRFKNPLQGTVVFDDLIKGRIEIANSELDDMVIFRPDGFPTYNFAVVVDDWDMGITEVIRGDDHINNTPRQINLYEGIGAPVPKFGHMPMILDEQGAKLSKRTGAADVMQYKDAGYLPDALLSYLARLGWSHGDQELFSRQELIELFDVKDCNSKASRLDMAKLGWVNQHFLKTEDVAAIVPHLVYQLQKLGLDVAAGPAPEDVVIALRERVQTLKEMAEKAVVWYQPLTEYDEAAVAKHFKAGAEVALGKARELLAALPEWTAEAVGVALHDTAAALEMGMGKVAQPLRVAITGTQVSPDISHTVYLAGRDQALKRIDVAITKVATA
- a CDS encoding Fur family transcriptional regulator; protein product: MPAKTATACTAPHHHVHDASDFVAVVERVSRERGLRLTPIRANVLKLIAEAGKPVKAYELLEWVRNGKGVGADAPPTVYRALDFLMANGFVHKLESVNAFVACHHPSSAAHSVPFLICNSCHSAVELEDREIVTQLEKRAKELGFQPQAQTLEVHGLCARCAG
- a CDS encoding HlyD family secretion protein, producing MPPVPPRPDDIDADNVTPPPPTDAAPAPTPAAPAAAPKYLKPSARSVVVMVVVALLGIALILRAWHLWPFTSSVMVTDNAYVRGQITVMAPQVNGYVTEVLVKDFQHVTEGEPLLRIDDRIYTQRVAQAQATLDSARAALANSDQSQAQNRAQIASAQATLSAGQAELQRSRNELKRYEELAAQQLVSINDRDKFRTTQASAQASVQQSQAQIRIAEETLVSTQVARKSLEAQVESAQAQLELARIDLANTVIHAPRDGQISEASVRVGQYVAAGSQLLFLVPDTLWVVANYKEGQTWGMAIGQPATFSVDAFQGQVLRGRVQEIAPATGSEFSVLRPDNASGNFTKVVQRLPVRISINEGQKLAAQLRPGMSVIVRVDTASKPMD
- a CDS encoding MFS transporter, whose product is MVQPYLKPVPDWEEHEKPTMPGSASMPWHPPYRRVAYALVSLLVAITGGLGNALVTANLPFLQGQLALTPTQGSWLVAAYAMVNVTANLLAFKFRQQYGIRLFAEIGLGLYAALAVLHLFVGSFETTMLTRAASGFAGAACSTLGTLYMLQALPRRFTGNLLVVGVGLSQLAVPIAWIVSPGLVDTGQWHQLYSFEAGLALCAFAAVVVLKLPPGIQVKAFEPLDFLTFALLAPAVALLVIVLAQGYTRWWLNTPWLGWALVASIALSTTAFIIEHYRRNPLLQIRWLSKLPVLHFIVGAFLIRFLTTEQSYGVVNLMRTLGMGPDQMRPLFVVILAGVVTGIAGASLTFGPKRLIAQLLMAILLLGAAAFFDQHRTSMDRPHDFYVSQFLASVGAGMFMGPLIMLGISAALKQGVDHMITFLVTLSITQTLGGLAGSAVLGTFQLHREQLYSSALTSQLDPADPVVAQRLRIQQQLYSAQVTDPVLRSAQGNAQLAQTTRREANVRGFNDVFTLSGWLAIGFLCWLLLLSLRTAVLKQWRKRHPTSLAAATPAAPR